In Dromaius novaehollandiae isolate bDroNov1 chromosome 3, bDroNov1.hap1, whole genome shotgun sequence, the following are encoded in one genomic region:
- the LOC135327743 gene encoding proline-rich protein 36-like: protein MASQAVRIHPVPLPAPLSSAPSFSFFPRGSVQCPIPLFSYSFLCPAPPSLLYSFHLCDNICVHLTGSLSLYPALHRPLPLPIPVPARCPSVRLPIRLPLSSAFLPVLLFAFPALCPPLQPSLSISIPLLSSSSIYLPPYPSFPLFCPISLSELPSLFFSLHLSGQLFVVLVLFPSLLLAPCPSLPVPVPLSGSPPFSVAPSPFLWPPRLPHFSLFCSPVLCAALPPSVWPSVPLFLFLCPVPRPWGRLSVPLFLSPSIHLPSSLPLFSFVLPPVPASRWRSVVPLRFVWCGGWREVVGARQRW, encoded by the coding sequence ATGGCGAGCCAGGCTGTcaggatccatccggttccgctccctgcccctctgtccagcgctccatccttctctttctttccccgtggctctgtccagtgccccatccctttgtttagctactcgttcctctgcccagctcccccatccctcttgtactctttccatctctgtgacaatatctgcgtccatctaactggctctctatcgctctatccagctcttcatcgtcctcttcctcttcctatcccagtacctgcccgctgtccttccgtgcggctccccatccgtctgccgctctcgtctgcctttctgcctgtacttctctttgccttcccagccctctgtccacccctccagccatctctctctatttccatccctctgctcagctcctcatccatctatttgcctccctatccctcttttcccctgttttgtcccatctctctgtctgaattgccctccctctttttctctctccacctttctggccagctcttcgtcgttctcgtcctcttcccatcgctcctactggctccctgtccctctcttcccgtccccgttcctctctccggttctccccccttctctgttgCTCCCTCGCCGTTCCTCTGGCCGCCTcgccttccccatttttctctcttctgctccccggtcctctgtgcagccctccctccatctgtgtggccctctgtccctctctttctcttcctttgtccagtgcccagaccctggggccggctctctgtccctctctttctttctccctccatccatctgccaagctctctgcccctcttttcttttgttctcccccctgtccccgcgtccaggtggaggtctgtcgttcctttgcgttttgtctggtgcggcgggtggCGAGAGGTGGTCGGCGCTCGGCAGAGATGGtga